AGGCACTGCGGCGATGGCCAGCGAGAGCCCGATCTCCAACATGTGCCAGAAATCGGTGATACCCCGCAGCCACCCCGCCGCGACGATGATCGCGCACAGAACCAGCACGACTAAGATGAGTATCTGACCAAGTCTCGCCAGTTTTTGTTCCAGCGGGGTATCGCGCGTCGTTGCCTCGTCGATCAGCGTGCCGATCTTTCCTACTTCCGTTCGCGCGCCGGTGGCCGTCACCAACATTCGCCCGCGTCCCTCCGTAATCGTCGTACTCAGGTATGCCATATTGATGCGGTCACCCAGCGCGGCGTCTTCGTCAGCGAGCTGTTCGGATGACTTAGTCACGGCGTGCGACTCGCCCGTCAGTGCCGCCTCTTCGATTTGCAAACGGACACTCTCGACGATGCGACCATCGGCCGATACTCGCGCTCCGGCCGCTAAGATGATCAGATCTCCCGGCACCAACTCCGCCGCCGGAATTTCGCTCTGTCTCCCGTCTCGAATCACATGGGCAACCCGCACGGCTTGTTTTTGCAAGGCGGATAGCGCCTGCTCCGCTTTCCACTCGGTCAAAAATCCGATGGCGGCGTTGATGATGATGACGACCAAGATCGCGATCGCCTCGATGATGTCGCCCATGGCGAAAGCGATCGCCGTGGCCGCGACCAGCAAAGCCACGATGAGACTTTGAAACTGCGCCAACAAGATATCTAAGGTCGAGCGCTGCTGAGCTCGGGCCAAAGTGTTGGGGCCATGCTCCGACAGCCTCCGGACGGCCTCGGCGCCGGAAAGTCCGCGCGTCGGATCGGACTTTTGCTGATCCTTCACAGCTTCGACGGACAGGGTGTGCCAATTGACTTCGTCGATTCGCCGTGGGACATGACCGGCGTTGGAATGACCGCGCACTTCGTCGGGCTGACTATCGTTCATGCCGTTTTATTTCCAAACGTTATGTCGCGGCCGGTCGCACCGTCGGATTCCTCGCGGTGTGACGGCTATCATAGCGTTAGGTCCTGTCAGGCAGTGCTTGCCGTTCGATGGAGCGTGCGGAATCATCCGTCGCGCCGTATATTTATCGCTGTCGATGAAGTCGACCCTTCCGTCATCCTCTCGGGTGGAGTCGACATGTGGAGCAAATACGTCTTGTATCCGCCGCCCAGATTGGAAACGTCGAATCCCGCCTGCAGCAAGATTCTCGTCGCGAGATATCCTCGTTGTCCGACCTGACAGTAGGTGACGATCGGCCTCCCATGCGGCAGTTCCGCTAGCCGGCTTCGCAATTCATCGATCGGAATGCTAACGGCGCCCGGAACGTGTCCGCCGGCGTACTCGGCCGGTGTTCGCACGTCGAGCACGAACGGCTTGTCCGCCGCGTCGTCGAGCGTCTCCCAATCCGTTTGCGGGTGATCTCCGCGGAGCAGGCCGCTTGCGACGAATCCGGCCATGTTGATCGGGTCTTTGGCGGAGCCGAACTGCGGTGCGTAAGCCAGTTCCATTTCTTCCAACTCGAACACGGTCAGGCAGGCCTGAATCGCCACCGCCAACACATCGATCCGCTTGTCGACGCCCGCACCTCCGACGGCTTGCGCACCCAACACTCGCCCCGTCGTCGGGTCGAAGATGAGCTTTAGCGTCATCGCTTCGGCACCGGGATAGTATCCGGCGTGATGTGCCGGATGGATGTAGATCTTACGGAACGGTTGGCCGTTTCGGCGGAGTGATTTTTCCGACGCGCCGGTGATCGCCGCCGTGTGATCGAAGAAGCCGAGGATCGCCGTTCCCTGCGTACCTCGGTACTTCATCGAACGACCGCAGACGTTGTCGGCGGCGATACGGCCTTGCCGATTGGCGGGGCCGGCGAGCGGCACCTGCGTCGGCGCGCCGAGGACGAAATCTGCGACTTCGATCGCATCGCCGACGGCGTAGATGTTCGGATCGCTCGTCCGCAGGTATTCATCGACTTGAATTCCGCCGCGCGCACCGACCTTCAGACCCGCATCGATCGCCAGTTTGTTTTCCGGTCGAACTCCGACTCCGAAGATCACTAATTGCGCCGGGAGTCTTTGGCCCGAGTTCAAGCAAACGACGAGCCCTTCCGGCGTCTGCTCGACCGCCTCGGCCGAGCATCCCAGCAGTAAGTCGATTCCTTTGCTCGCTAACCCTTCGACGATGGGCGTCGTCATCTCCAGATCGAACGGCGCCAGAATCTGTCCGTTTCGCTCGACGACGGTCGTCGCTATGCCGCGACGGACGAAGTTCTCCGCCAGTTCCAAGCTGATGAAACCACCACCGAGGAGAACGGCTTGCTTCACGCCCTGGTCGACGTGCATTTTGATCCGATCCGTGTCTTCCAGGTTTCTCAGCGTGAAGACCCCGCGCAGATCCAGGCCGGGAATCGACGGTCGATACGGGGCCGCACCGGTTGCGAGAATCAGTTTGTCGAATGACTCGTCGTACTGTCGACCCGATGCAAGGTCTCGAACTCGAACCGTTTTCGCCGAACGGTCGATCACGTCGACCGACGATAGGGTTCGGACATCGAGTCGAAATCGAGTCCGGAGCAACTGGGGCTTAGCGACTAGGAGCTTTTCTCGGTCCGCGATCTCGCCGCCGATGTAGTACGGCAAGCCGCAGTTGGCGAACGACACA
This genomic window from Planctomycetia bacterium contains:
- a CDS encoding HAD-IC family P-type ATPase; this translates as MNDSQPDEVRGHSNAGHVPRRIDEVNWHTLSVEAVKDQQKSDPTRGLSGAEAVRRLSEHGPNTLARAQQRSTLDILLAQFQSLIVALLVAATAIAFAMGDIIEAIAILVVIIINAAIGFLTEWKAEQALSALQKQAVRVAHVIRDGRQSEIPAAELVPGDLIILAAGARVSADGRIVESVRLQIEEAALTGESHAVTKSSEQLADEDAALGDRINMAYLSTTITEGRGRMLVTATGARTEVGKIGTLIDEATTRDTPLEQKLARLGQILILVVLVLCAIIVAAGWLRGITDFWHMLEIGLSLAIAAVPEGLPAVATMTLALGMQRMARKRALVRRLPAVETLGATTVICTDKTGTLTKNEMTVCVYVLDRRRIEVTGTGYTPVGTFQESGESVDPKADEQLGLALRIGAL
- a CDS encoding FAD-dependent oxidoreductase; its protein translation is MKLLIVGGVAGGASAAARARRLSEDAEIILFERGPDVSFANCGLPYYIGGEIADREKLLVAKPQLLRTRFRLDVRTLSSVDVIDRSAKTVRVRDLASGRQYDESFDKLILATGAAPYRPSIPGLDLRGVFTLRNLEDTDRIKMHVDQGVKQAVLLGGGFISLELAENFVRRGIATTVVERNGQILAPFDLEMTTPIVEGLASKGIDLLLGCSAEAVEQTPEGLVVCLNSGQRLPAQLVIFGVGVRPENKLAIDAGLKVGARGGIQVDEYLRTSDPNIYAVGDAIEVADFVLGAPTQVPLAGPANRQGRIAADNVCGRSMKYRGTQGTAILGFFDHTAAITGASEKSLRRNGQPFRKIYIHPAHHAGYYPGAEAMTLKLIFDPTTGRVLGAQAVGGAGVDKRIDVLAVAIQACLTVFELEEMELAYAPQFGSAKDPINMAGFVASGLLRGDHPQTDWETLDDAADKPFVLDVRTPAEYAGGHVPGAVSIPIDELRSRLAELPHGRPIVTYCQVGQRGYLATRILLQAGFDVSNLGGGYKTYLLHMSTPPERMTEGSTSSTAINIRRDG